Proteins encoded by one window of Archaeoglobus veneficus SNP6:
- a CDS encoding DUF432 domain-containing protein, with amino-acid sequence MIYGSHEYGFSYSGDDLTVECGEVYRRICRGDHVEKILSGGKKFIINPVEPVNLPREVTHYLCIDFKKPVLIESGASITVFVKFPVEICVFVNGKGVSPIDVFSLVTPKYTLYGNPKSGVICRWYESDVYTEVPETDPLREGIISLRIHNSSDDWVEVTKAVFDSYAMKIYYGDIVSMVAEMKVIGKHVAETTFIDRPLREGMKKSIELYVARKLLIERKSFLMEWGV; translated from the coding sequence ATGATATATGGTAGTCACGAATACGGGTTCTCGTATTCCGGCGACGATCTTACTGTGGAATGTGGTGAAGTTTATCGCCGGATTTGCAGGGGAGATCATGTGGAGAAAATACTCTCCGGCGGAAAGAAGTTTATAATAAACCCCGTTGAACCTGTAAATCTCCCCAGAGAGGTTACCCATTACCTGTGCATTGATTTTAAGAAGCCTGTTTTGATAGAGTCTGGTGCCAGCATCACTGTCTTTGTGAAATTCCCGGTGGAAATCTGTGTTTTTGTTAATGGGAAGGGTGTCAGTCCCATAGACGTGTTCTCCCTTGTAACTCCAAAGTACACACTCTACGGCAATCCGAAGTCGGGCGTAATATGCAGGTGGTATGAGAGCGATGTATATACAGAAGTACCCGAAACGGATCCCCTCAGGGAGGGAATTATCTCGCTGAGGATTCACAACAGCAGTGACGACTGGGTAGAAGTAACGAAGGCTGTGTTTGACAGCTACGCCATGAAAATATACTACGGTGACATCGTTTCAATGGTTGCGGAGATGAAAGTCATCGGGAAACACGTGGCAGAAACGACCTTCATTGACCGCCCCCTCAGAGAGGGAATGAAGAAGTCGATAGAGCTGTACGTTGCAAGGAAGCTGCTGATTGAACGAAAGTCGTTCCTGATGGAGTGGGGGGTCTGA
- a CDS encoding geranylgeranyl reductase family protein, translating into MDVDVAVAGVGVAGAFALRSLSKKLRVVGIDKRQKLGYPVECGEIIPTKKEMKELLPDLDDYSLFDIPKRFESNRTNAFNFVIPNGKTYTIDFEMHVLRRDEFIQTIAAESGHELLLGKRVSDFRNGELQLSSGEVVRHRVLIASDGANSKIAKKLNVWKYELASAKQYVMSGVECDEDVVYMYVGNKIAPGGYAWIIPKGDGIANVGVGIRQSFLGKGDSIHRVLDRFVKEYPYSSCYLKKAEIVGKIGAVAPVDRPLDKTVYGNVLLAGDSASMILSHVAAGIPTSMIAGDIAGRVINEYFEGGMELEEYDRLWRKAMIGAMERSYFIKSLWDRISENDRRLSRYFALINNRDMGLILRSRVPLKLKVATPFIPLLNLVF; encoded by the coding sequence ATGGACGTTGATGTTGCCGTTGCTGGCGTCGGTGTTGCCGGAGCATTCGCGCTGAGGTCACTCTCAAAGAAGCTCAGGGTTGTTGGCATAGACAAGAGGCAGAAACTTGGCTACCCGGTTGAATGCGGCGAGATCATACCAACGAAGAAGGAGATGAAAGAGCTCCTGCCCGACCTCGACGACTACTCTCTATTTGACATTCCAAAGAGATTCGAAAGCAACAGAACAAATGCCTTCAACTTCGTAATTCCGAATGGCAAAACCTACACGATAGACTTTGAAATGCATGTCCTTCGCAGGGACGAGTTTATACAGACGATAGCAGCGGAATCTGGGCATGAGCTTTTGCTCGGTAAGAGAGTTTCCGATTTCAGAAACGGAGAGCTTCAGCTTTCAAGTGGAGAGGTTGTCAGGCATAGGGTTCTCATCGCTTCCGATGGGGCTAACTCGAAGATTGCAAAGAAGCTGAACGTCTGGAAGTATGAGCTCGCGTCTGCAAAGCAGTACGTCATGAGCGGCGTTGAATGCGACGAGGATGTAGTTTACATGTACGTCGGAAACAAAATCGCTCCTGGCGGTTACGCGTGGATAATACCCAAGGGAGATGGAATAGCGAACGTGGGTGTTGGCATCAGGCAGAGTTTTCTCGGCAAGGGAGACAGCATTCACAGGGTTCTCGACAGGTTCGTTAAGGAATACCCGTACAGCTCCTGCTACCTTAAAAAAGCCGAAATCGTGGGCAAAATTGGAGCGGTTGCGCCCGTTGACAGACCTCTCGACAAAACGGTCTATGGAAATGTGCTGCTCGCTGGCGATTCTGCGAGCATGATTCTGAGCCACGTCGCTGCAGGAATACCAACGTCAATGATCGCTGGCGACATCGCTGGCAGGGTTATCAACGAGTATTTCGAGGGCGGGATGGAACTTGAAGAGTACGACAGGTTGTGGAGAAAGGCCATGATAGGAGCCATGGAGCGCAGCTACTTCATAAAGAGCCTCTGGGACAGGATTTCTGAGAACGATAGAAGACTTTCGAGGTACTTCGCGCTGATTAACAACAGAGACATGGGTTTAATTCTCAGGAGCAGGGTTCCTTTAAAGCTGAAGGTCGCTACTCCATTCATCCCTCTGCTGAATCTTGTGTTTTGA
- a CDS encoding RAD55 family ATPase — protein MVSVNSSSDDTIKIPTGIEFFDKQIGGGLYPGMVLFIEEVGAGGREFALTSVCKNAKAGEHRAHPSEVLYVSISSSPREVVRDVKLTFPHARLEDVLDSIKIKSLTELYFGKSIVPLSWVTDKRPSLKMLKESEKDLLTELVGVFDDVKEGSLVFLDSLSDLARLTRSRISWNDLVDFIKGLRKLCVKKNVLLFSLLTKDMLEKSYEEELLDQADGVLVFEWETEKEAITRWMYIRKLVGILPLLEKDKIAKYSVRIDPVEGFTISRFVRVL, from the coding sequence ATGGTGAGTGTTAACAGCAGTTCAGATGATACAATAAAAATTCCTACTGGAATCGAGTTTTTTGATAAACAGATTGGTGGCGGGCTATATCCCGGCATGGTTTTATTTATAGAAGAGGTTGGAGCCGGAGGTAGAGAGTTCGCCCTCACATCGGTATGCAAGAACGCAAAGGCCGGAGAGCATAGAGCGCATCCAAGCGAGGTGCTGTACGTATCCATATCTTCATCTCCCAGAGAGGTCGTCAGAGACGTCAAGCTGACATTTCCCCATGCGAGGCTTGAGGACGTGCTCGATTCGATAAAGATAAAGAGCCTCACCGAACTTTACTTTGGAAAGAGTATCGTTCCTCTCTCATGGGTCACCGACAAAAGACCGAGTCTGAAGATGCTAAAGGAGAGCGAAAAAGACCTTCTCACGGAACTCGTCGGAGTCTTCGATGATGTTAAGGAGGGCAGCCTTGTGTTTCTGGATAGCCTGAGCGACCTTGCAAGACTTACCAGGTCGAGGATAAGCTGGAACGACCTCGTGGACTTTATAAAGGGTCTCAGAAAGCTGTGCGTAAAGAAAAACGTTCTTCTTTTCTCCCTCCTCACGAAGGACATGCTTGAAAAGAGCTACGAGGAGGAACTTCTCGACCAGGCCGATGGTGTGCTCGTGTTCGAGTGGGAAACCGAAAAAGAGGCAATAACGAGGTGGATGTACATAAGGAAGCTCGTGGGAATTCTTCCACTTCTCGAAAAGGACAAAATCGCCAAGTACAGCGTCAGAATTGACCCGGTGGAGGGGTTCACGATCTCAAGATTCGTGAGGGTATTGTGA